A genomic stretch from bacterium includes:
- the folP gene encoding dihydropteroate synthase: MSVPCPRRESPRPRVLRAAGLALDVAARPLLVGVLNATPDSFYDGGRYFERDRALARADELVADGADLVEVGGETARPGPPVDATEEWRRVVPLIARLAARLPVPIAVDTYKPEVARAAVEAGAVLINDISGLADPRMAALAAATGAALVVMHIQGRPKVRQTAPRYGAVVGDVYAFLERGTARARSLGVPADRLVVDPGFSFGKAPRHDVEVLRHLGAFSRLGYPIYLATSRKNYIRDILALPVEDLLEGTWAAVAYGVAQGAQLVRTHDVRSVARVIRMTLAIASSGEEQGR, encoded by the coding sequence GTGAGCGTCCCGTGTCCGCGGCGTGAATCGCCGCGTCCCCGCGTCCTCCGGGCGGCCGGGCTCGCGCTGGACGTGGCCGCCCGGCCGCTCCTCGTCGGCGTCCTCAACGCCACGCCCGACTCGTTTTACGACGGCGGCCGGTATTTCGAGCGCGACCGCGCGCTCGCGCGGGCCGACGAGCTCGTCGCGGACGGCGCGGATCTCGTGGAGGTGGGCGGGGAGACCGCGCGTCCGGGACCGCCGGTCGATGCCACCGAGGAATGGCGGCGGGTGGTGCCGCTCATCGCACGCCTGGCGGCGCGGCTGCCCGTCCCGATCGCGGTGGACACCTACAAGCCGGAGGTGGCCCGGGCCGCCGTCGAGGCCGGCGCCGTGCTGATCAACGACATCAGCGGGTTGGCCGATCCTCGCATGGCGGCGCTTGCCGCGGCCACCGGGGCGGCGCTCGTCGTCATGCACATTCAGGGCCGCCCGAAGGTGCGCCAGACCGCGCCGCGGTATGGGGCGGTGGTGGGCGACGTCTACGCGTTTCTCGAACGGGGGACGGCCCGGGCCCGGTCGCTCGGCGTGCCGGCCGACCGGCTCGTCGTCGATCCCGGATTCAGCTTCGGCAAGGCGCCGCGGCACGACGTGGAAGTGCTGCGCCACCTGGGAGCGTTCTCCCGGTTGGGCTATCCGATCTACCTGGCCACATCGCGCAAGAACTACATCCGCGACATCCTGGCGCTGCCGGTCGAAGACCTGCTGGAAGGGACGTGGGCCGCGGTCGCCTACGGTGTCGCACAGGGCGCCCAGCTCGTCCGGACGCACGACGTGCGGTCCGTGGCGCGCGTGATCCGGATGACGCTCGCGATCGCGAGTTCGGGAGAGGAGCAGGGCCGATGA
- a CDS encoding response regulator transcription factor: MTDRTDSTVLVVDDDHKLIGLVRMYLEREGFNVVAAYDGRQALELFARHRPEFVILDVMLPGMDGVAVCRALRRRSAVPILMLTARVEESDKLAGLSTGADDYVTKPFSPRELVARVRAILRRAGTREQPTPRLVRGDLLMDVERHEVSVAGRDVRLTVVEYKLLQALMEFPGRVFTREQLLAHVYAFDEAVVIDRTIDVHVGKLREKLGDDPARPRFIETVRGVGYKLLEPKRAG, translated from the coding sequence GTGACGGACCGGACAGACTCTACCGTGCTCGTGGTCGACGACGATCACAAGCTTATCGGGCTCGTCCGCATGTACCTGGAGCGCGAAGGGTTCAATGTGGTCGCCGCGTATGACGGCCGCCAGGCGCTCGAGCTCTTCGCGCGGCACCGTCCCGAGTTCGTGATCCTCGACGTCATGCTCCCCGGCATGGACGGCGTCGCGGTGTGCCGGGCGCTCCGCCGGCGTTCGGCCGTCCCGATCCTCATGCTGACCGCGCGGGTGGAGGAAAGCGACAAGCTGGCGGGACTGTCGACGGGGGCGGACGACTACGTCACCAAGCCGTTCAGCCCCCGGGAGCTCGTGGCCCGCGTCCGCGCGATCCTGCGCCGGGCGGGGACCCGCGAGCAGCCCACGCCGCGTCTCGTCCGGGGAGATCTCCTGATGGACGTCGAGCGGCACGAGGTCTCCGTCGCCGGGCGGGACGTGCGTCTCACCGTCGTCGAGTACAAGCTGCTGCAGGCCCTGATGGAGTTTCCCGGGCGGGTGTTCACGCGAGAGCAACTGCTGGCCCACGTGTACGCGTTCGACGAAGCCGTCGTCATCGACCGGACGATCGACGTGCACGTCGGCAAGCTGCGGGAGAAATTGGGGGACGATCCCGCGCGCCCGCGATTCATCGAGACGGTGCGGGGGGTCGGCTACAAGCTCCTGGAGCCGAAGCGTGCGGGATAG
- the folE gene encoding GTP cyclohydrolase I FolE, with protein MKRTVRATARHNGRLRTAAERPGAPARLGDGGAREVDRAAIEGAVRTMLRAIGENPEREGLRGTPRRIAAMYAELFSGLHVDPLGVLTVGFDEDRHKEMVIVKDIPFDSMCEHHFLPMHGRAHVGYIPNGRIVGISKIARLIEILARRPQVQERLTSQVADLLMQGLRPRGAAVVIEATHLCMTMRGVRKPGSRVVTSATRGIFRENPSTRAEFMSLIGHG; from the coding sequence ATGAAGCGAACGGTGCGCGCGACCGCGCGGCACAATGGACGGCTGCGGACGGCGGCCGAGCGGCCCGGCGCTCCCGCGCGCCTCGGCGACGGCGGCGCCCGGGAGGTCGACCGCGCTGCGATCGAAGGCGCGGTACGCACGATGCTGCGGGCGATCGGCGAGAACCCGGAACGCGAGGGACTCCGCGGGACACCGCGCCGGATTGCGGCCATGTACGCCGAGTTGTTCTCCGGGCTCCACGTGGATCCGCTCGGCGTCCTCACGGTCGGCTTCGACGAGGACCGGCACAAGGAGATGGTCATCGTCAAGGATATCCCGTTCGATTCGATGTGCGAGCATCATTTTCTGCCGATGCACGGCCGGGCGCACGTCGGCTACATTCCAAACGGGCGCATCGTCGGCATCAGCAAGATCGCGCGCCTGATCGAGATCCTGGCCCGGCGCCCGCAGGTGCAGGAGCGGCTCACCTCGCAGGTCGCGGACCTGCTGATGCAGGGGCTGCGGCCCCGCGGGGCGGCGGTCGTCATCGAGGCGACCCACCTGTGCATGACCATGCGGGGCGTGCGCAAGCCCGGCAGCCGCGTCGTGACGTCCGCGACCCGCGGAATCTTCCGCGAGAATCCGAGCACGCGCGCGGAGTTCATGTCGCTGATCGGGCATGGTTAG
- a CDS encoding methyltransferase: MVSVPPPAAHRAAVLPPVYVSAAVLAMLVLHVAIPGRRVIVAPWLLLGVVPLLLGTALNVLADRTFKTSGTSVKPFERSTHLVTDGVFALSRHPMWLGMVLILAGVAVVLGTLTPFAVVLAFAILLDVRFIRAEEGMLADTFGDRWRRYRSRVRRWL, encoded by the coding sequence ATGGTTAGCGTCCCGCCGCCGGCCGCGCACCGCGCGGCCGTGCTTCCGCCGGTCTATGTCAGCGCGGCGGTGCTGGCGATGCTGGTGCTGCACGTGGCGATTCCCGGACGCCGCGTCATCGTGGCTCCCTGGCTGCTTCTGGGGGTCGTGCCGCTCCTGCTCGGCACCGCGCTCAACGTCCTGGCCGATCGGACCTTCAAGACCTCCGGTACGAGCGTGAAACCGTTTGAGCGCTCCACTCACCTGGTGACGGACGGGGTGTTTGCCCTGAGCCGGCATCCCATGTGGCTCGGCATGGTGCTCATCCTCGCCGGCGTGGCCGTCGTGCTGGGGACGCTCACGCCGTTCGCCGTCGTGCTCGCGTTTGCGATCCTGCTCGATGTGCGCTTCATCAGGGCCGAGGAGGGCATGCTCGCGGACACGTTCGGCGACCGGTGGCGGCGCTACCGGTCGCGCGTACGACGGTGGTTGTAG